From Canis lupus baileyi chromosome 16, mCanLup2.hap1, whole genome shotgun sequence:
GAGCCTTTGGTCTGGAGATGTTAAAAGTCTTCCCATTGTGTTTCAGATCCTCTGGATCACGAGCCTCCTGTGTCTCCACTGCTCCCTCGAAAAGAACGGGGTCCCCAAGACAGCAGCCTAAATGAAGATGAGCGCCTTCTCCCCAAAGACAAAAAGACCAACTTGTTCAGTGCCTTgatcaaaaagaagaagaaaacggCCCCAACACCCCCAAAACGCAGCAGCTCCTTCCGGGAGATGGACGGCCAGCCCGAGCGCAAGGCAGCCGTTGAGGAGGAGGGCCGAGAAACCAGCAATGGGGTGCCAGCCCTCACCACCCTGGACGCAGCCGAGCCAGCCAAGTCCCCAAAGCCCAGCAGCGGGGCGGGTGTCCCGAATGGAGCCTTCCGGGAGTCGGGGGGACCAGGCTTCCGGTCTCCCCACCTGTGGAAAAAGTCCAGTACACTGACCAGTAGCCGCCTGACCGCCAATGAGGAGGAGAGTGGCGGCAGCTCCAGCAAGCGCTTCCTGAGGTCCTGCTCGGCCTCATGTGTGCCCCACGGGGCCAAGGACACAGAGTGGAGGTCTGTCACGCTGCCTCGGGATCTGCAGTCCACAGGGAGGCAGTTCGACTCGTCCACATTTGGAGGGCACAAGAGCGAGAAGCCAGCTCTGCCTCGGAAACGGGCGAGTGAGAATAGGTCTGACCAGGTGACCAGAGGCACagtgacccccccaccccggctggTGAAAAAGACTGAGGACGCAGCAGATGAGGTCTTTCGAGACATGGGGGAGTCCAGTCCAGGCTCCAGCCCTCCCAGTCTGACTCCAAAACTCCTCCGCAAGCAGGTGTCGGGGGCTCCTTCCTCCAGCCTTCCCCACAAAGACGAGGCCGGGAAGTCCAGTGCCTTGGGGACCCCTACCACAGCTGAGCTGGGGACCCCTGCCAGCAGAGGAGGGCCAGGGATGTCCGGAGGGGCCGGCAAGGCCCCCGCAGAGGAGCCCAGAGCCAGGAGGCACAAGCCCTCCTCCGAGTCCCCAGGGAGAGACAAGGGGAAACTGTCCAAGCTCAAACCTGTCCCACCGCCCCCACTACCAGCTTCCATTGGGAAAGCCGGGAAGCCTTCTCAGAGCCTGAGCCAGGAAGCAGCTGGGGAGGCCAGCACTGGTGGGAAAGCCAAAGCCGCAGCAGTGGTTGTGGATGCTGTGAACAGTGACACCGTCAAGCCCGGTCTGCTGGGAGAAGGCGTCAAAAAGCCCGTGCTCCCATCCATGCCAAAGCCGCAGTCGTCCGGCAAGCCGGCGGGGACCCCAGCCAGCCCGGCTTCCGCCCCTTCCACGCTGTCATCCGCATCCTCTGCCCTGGCTGTGGACCAGCCAGCCTCCACTGCCTTCATCCCTCTCATATCAACCCGTGTGTCTCTTCGGAAAACCCGCCAGCCTCCTGAGCGGATCGCCAGTGGCACCATCACCAAGGGTGTGGTCCTGGATGGCACGGAGGCTCTGTGCCTCGCCATCTCTAAGAACTCCGAGCAGATGGCCAGCCACAGCGCTGTACTTGAAGCCGGCAAGAATCTCTACACATTCTGTGTGAGCTACGTGGATTCTATCCAGCAAATGAGGAACAAATTCGCCTTCCGTGAGGCCATCAACAAACTGGAGAATAATCTCCGGGAACTTCAGATCTGCCCGGCGACAGCAGGGAGTGGCCCGGCGGCCACTCAGGACTTCAGCAAACTCCTCAGCTCCGTGAAGGAGATCAGTGACATCGTGCAGAGGTAGCAGAAGCCAGGCATCAGGCCAGCTGGAGCCGCCTACAGTGTGTGAGGCTGCCCCATGCCTGCCACAGTGGCTGACACAGACCAGAGAGTTGGGACGTTGGCCGGGGAGCTCCATGTGAAAGGAGCTGAGAGGGTCACTGTGGAGCACAGCCCTACTACCTAACATTTTGCGCCAGCTGTTTTTCTGCACTTTTCCTGTCCCCAGCCCAGGCTCCCTGAACCACCTCTGTCCTGAGTTCTATCTGTGGGGTTCCTGCTCTGTGGACTCCAGTTGGCCCACCAGCCTCTTCCCCATGCCGTGCTCCAGAACTGAGCTCTTCAGGCCAGGTGGGAAAGCGGATgagcatttccttttctctcttgtttccaGAGGCCTTCTTCTGGCCATGCCATCTCCTCCACTTCCCCCCAAGAGCGAGTGCCCTGCACAGGAGCCTTGTCATCAAGGCCTAGGAACTATCCCTTCCACTTACCGCATGGAGGCAGCCTGCACTCCTCTTCTGGTGCCTCCTGCACTGAAGACATGTTTCCAGAACTATATCCTGGGAAATGCTGTCACTCTGCCTTCCATTGCTGCCGGGGGCTGGTGCCCTCACACTTCCTCATATGAAGGACAGCTCTTGATTTGGGGGTTAAAACAGGGTGCTAAAACCAACCAGCCTTTGGGTCCTAGGACAGGTGGGGGAACTGAAGAGGCCTTTGGGGTGGGAGGTTGTCCTTGTTATCTGTTCTTTCAGCTCCTTGCTGTCTTGTGACATGCACTGCTCATCCTGGATAGAAAGCTTGAGTCTTAAGGGTAGGAGGGGTTGCAGTCAAAGAACAGGGGAGTTGGAGGGGGGGTGCTCCCTGGGTGAACAGCTGGTGGCCTAGGGCTGGGCCTAGGGCAGGTCTGCCACGGGCCCAGGTCACCTTCCTTTCAGATTTCCAGGTACTCAGAAAAGCCACTTGGTCTTGATTTCTGAccgacctcctcctcctcccttgcaCTCCTCTGAGACAGAGTAGATTGATGCAAAACTCTTTCCTGTGTGACAAGCCAGTCCTTAGTTTTCTGGAGTTCTTGAAGCATTTCATGGCTCCGCCCTCAGCCCAGCCACCCTCGGTACAGTAGGACCTGCCATCTGCCACCAGAGCACGGGAGGATGAGGACTGTGGATCCAAAGCCTCAGCCACTGTTGGCCGTGCACTAAGGGGCAGACGTCCTATTAAATGACCGTGAGCAGCATGGAGTCCCCTGTTTCTGTTGGGGTTATCAGGGATGAAGAAGACCATAATCAAGTGAAGCTCCAGAAAGTGTCTCAAAGAGCAGGCATTGGTCTCTCCCCAGGCGGCCCCGGACCATCTTGACCTTGACCTAGAGCAGCTACTGAAGAGCAGACAGGCACCTTCCTGGGCCTCATGCCAAGCCTGGGAGCAGCCCTTGGAGAAACCAAGACAACCACCTTCCACCCCCACACCTTCTCATGCCATGACCGCACACAGGCCCCGTTTTTAATGCTCCTTGCCTAAACTTGTATTTTGTTTCTCTGGTAGAGATGGTTTCCTCTGGATCAATTTACGCTGTCCTCACAGTGCATcacctcttcccccccccccgcccccccaggctgCTTCTGTTAGGCAGACTGAGGGAGGTGCTCAAACATCACCAGCGGCCTTGCAGACAAAGTAAAACAGACCCCACCCAGGTTCCCACCAACTGCCCTTCTATGAGGTACTGGTTTCTCTCTGTTCACATGATGTGCCactatattttgcatttatatcttGGTATTACACTCTTTTGTAGACTTGCTCTTTTATAAATGACATGTAAATAGTTTTCCACTATTCTCCCTTCTCAAATAACtatggggccttttttttttttttttttttttggtccagtacatttttttttctgtatatgacTCTGTTTTTTGAATCCACATCTCTccgtagtattttttaaataaatgtttacaacaTTAAGAACTCGGGCAGATTGCTTTGGTCTATAATTTTACCCTGTTGTTCAGAGCCGTGGCATTCATTTGGGGAGGTGAGGGTCCTTGTTTCCCCGAAGGGGGACCAGTAGCCCCATGGTGGGTTTTACAGGATGGAACAGTGGCAAAATTATAGCATTAAACCAACATCCCACCTCTTCCTTGGTCTTCCAGAAGGGGTGTCCCTGGTCTGGCCTTGGGTCCTTCTTGTGCCCTTGACACTGATTTGCCAGCAGCCCTGGGAGTGAGTGGGCTTTGCCACCGCAGGGCCCACGCCTGGTGTTGGGAAGGAAGAGGAGTCCAGGGGCTGTGCTACCTGTCAGGCTATCACAGCATCAATGAAATGGGGAGGAAGGATGGCCTGGATGCCACTGGCTGGAAGCACTAGTCTGTGCACAGGTGTGCTCTTTCCCTACACCTGGGAACCCATCCTGGCACCCTCTGCCCCGGTGCCCGAAGTGCCCCTCTCTCACTGTGGTCCACACGCCCTGTGCCTTGTCTCTCTATGTACGTGAGGAGGGGCAGGGTGATGGAAATGCCACCCTGTGGACTGTGGCCTCTCCCAGCCCCCTACCAAGGGGACCGAGGGAGGTGTGTGCGGctgtttccccatctgggcctccatttAGTGCCAGCTGACAGCTTGGAAAGTGGAAGTCAGGGAAGTAAGTAGTGCTCTCTGATAATGATACTTATTAAGCCACAGACTTGTCAGGAGATACAGATCCTGCTCACCAAAGCATGGTGAGGAGCACGGTTCAGTGGAAACTCAGCAGAGGCTGTGCTGCACGTCAGGTGGTGAAGGTGAGGACGCTGAGCTGAGGCAGGGGCTGGTGGACCACGGAGTGGGCTCACACTGAGGGGCTGCAAGATCTCCCTCATTTCCTGGAGGCAGGAATGGAGGCCCAGGTTGAATGATGACTGGACACCATATCTCCTAGGTTGCCAGAGGGAGTTTCCTTGAGTGACAACTCTTCAGTCAAGAAGATGCAGTGACTATAGCGACAGCCACAATCAATGGCTGCTCCCTTCGTGCCATTCAAGGGTCCTCACAGCAGCCTCTTAGAGCACATTATCCTGTTTTCTCAATGCCCAGCAGTGAGCTACCAGCTAGTCACGGTTCACACGTGGTGTCCTGTACCAGTCCCCGTGGTGGCTGTGCCAGTGGGCAATACAGGTCTTGCAAATGAGAATCTTGTGTCACCTAAGCTTCAGAAGCTTCCTTGGGTCTGGCCATCCGGGAACAGTGGTTCTTAACCTTTTTTGGGTCACAGAACCCCTTGAGAACTTAATGTACCTGGATCTTGCCATAGGAgaatgcacacacgtgcacacacagttTTCAGATCATCTTCAAGGCCCACCCTCGAGGTCCAGAACCAGAGAGTGGGGTCAAGCCCTCCAGAAGAGCCAGCAGCTACTGTTGACGTCAGACCACAGTACAAACCTTGATGTCCAAATGTGAAAGGGCAGTCACTTAACAGAGCCTCAGGCTGAAAATGGTCCTGATGCCATCGGCAGAGAGGAGCCCTACATCGTGATGTGTTCACAGTGGGGTATTATGGAGCAGTTGGAGACAGACAAATTTGGCCACAACACAGTATGCACAAGTCTCGCAAAGGTAACATTGAGCAGAAGTAGCCAGTTTTGCTAGAAGCTTCTGTTTATTTAAAGTGGCACGACTAGTCTGTGGTTTGGTGTTAGAAGGACGGAGGGCCATGCCTGGTTGGAGTGCAGGGGAGCTTAGGGGGCAGATAATGCTCTGTTTCTTAGTCTGGGTCCTGCTGGCTAATGGGTATGTCACTTGGGGACAGTTTATTGAACTGTACACTCAGAATTGGAGCACATTCTCCCATGTCTGTGCGATTTTACTTGAGAgttttggtttagttttgttttttaagattttattagcacaagtggagggaggtacaaagggagagggagaagcaaacttctgGCTGAACAGGGACCCCAGGGaccccagtcccaggaccctggcatgacctgagccaaaggcagatgcttaaaccacggagccacacaggcactcctcagtgagaattttcttaaaattacacAGTTCACATGTGAGCATTTCCAGCTACTCTACAGATGTGCTCTGCATGACCACGTAAAACCCTCTCACTGTTTTTTTCGTAAGTTCTGTCTCTGTCCGCATTTGATATGAGAGGAAGTAGAGTCTCAGAGATGTGAagcagcttgcccaaggtcatacagcacGTGCCACTGTACACCCTACTCTGCCGGACTACGCTGACCATGCAGATGGCCCCAGCATAACCAGCAGAGATCTGAGctccagagtcaggctcctccCTCTATCATGGAGTAGAAGAAGTCAAGAACTACAGCTAGCCCAGCATCTTCTGTATCAGGATGTGTTGTAGGAGGCATTCCCAAATTGATCCTGGGGCAGAAGGCATCAGGTGGGACAAGGCTGACCAACCGCAGTGTCTTTGTCAATGCCTGCCCTCATCCCTGATGGCTTCCTAACATCTAGCGGGGCCCCAGCTCCCGCTTGGAGGGTAACAGCATCTTTTCTGAGTGGGGTCCCCAGTGGACTCAGTCATGCATTGACTCTGGCCCTGGGGCAAATGAGGACAAGGTGGCTTCTTGTTAACTACGGCAGCTGCCGGATGGCCCACTGTCCCACGAGCCTCttcttttcttaaacatttttgttaatatttcaaaaggaaaaggtAGACAAAATATTCCCTACCCAGTTTAATAGCTAAATGCTTTTAGATCTGCACTCCAAGATGAAGGCTCTTTTTTTGTGCCTTGTATAAACAATGAAAGGATGCAGACAGCTAGCTCTCAGGTGCCTGGGCTAGAGGAGACAGCACCACCACACCAGGTGGAGCTTAATCTCTGCTTGCAAAGTAAATGTTTTCCGAAGAGCCTCACCTTCACTAATCTAGAGAGTGATCTTCCCCACTAAGGAGGCCGCGGGGGTGGCGTGAGAGGCCCCCAAACCTGGAGCGAGCCTCCCTTGGGtagagtgaggggtgggggttAAAGAGAGATAGCCAGATACCACGGGAGTGGATTTAACAGAGCAATGCCCTTAACAGTTTGATCGTTTGGATTTTCAGGGTTATTGAGTTCCAGTGTACAAGCAACTGGAAGGAATAACTTTGTTGTTGATTGCCATTGAATGATGAAAGCCTAATGACAGGATATCCAAGCCTCTGAAggccctccccctctcctttctctatCTCTGACTTCTCTGAGGTTAATCTCATCCTATGAAATTAAAAACCAGCCAGTATATTCCCATAGTGTGTATAAACACATGCAGGAGTTATCTCAGCCTTGGTGACCTCCCAAGTTCTTGTAGTTAGTGACCATAGAGGCTGCTCCTGTTATTCTAAGAATAGAAATTGGCAAGTAAGGGGCACCAGGGGACCTTGCTGTGGGGcatccatctgcctttggcctttgGTCTGTGCTGTCTCACCTGGTGTTTCACCAGCATGTTCTCTGGCTTCTCTGTATATGAGCAAAGGGAGGAGTGACCAGCTTGCTGCCCAGCCCCCTACTACCCCGCAaagtggaaatgaaaacagactGGGGTGAGACCCTGGGCTGGAATTGCACTTCCTTCACCTGGCCACCCTGTGATGTCTGTGATGTCTGTCCTCAGCTCCGGAGCTGTCCTTTATGGACATACTAGGACTCATTTTCTTGAAGTTTGCCCTCTGTGGCTTGAGGGCTGAGTGTTTGCTTCTTTTACCAACAGACGAAGACCCTGGTATGTGTTCCATCCCCGTCAGTCTGTCAGGTTAGCAGGACTTCCACTTCTCTGGAAGTGAAGGCCCCTCTCCTGGCGGGGCCCATGTGCCCAGATGTAGGGGAGAAGCAGTGAGGAGCTCCAGGAGAAAGCAGCTCGCTTTCACGTAAGGTGATGTTCTGATTCCTGTCTTCCTGGCCCATCCTACCACCCAATTTCCACACCCCCAGTCAGCTTGGCTCTTTGGTGGTTCAGATCTGTCACCCCTTAATAAAGTGGCTTTCTGGCTGCCGGGGATTGAGAGCTGCTACCGGGGAATGTAAGTCACTAATAGAATGGAAAACACTGTGAAATGCTCCGAGGTGCCAAGCTGGGCCCAACCCAGTGTGGTTCTAAAAGGCTAATAAAAATCCACCAATTAATTGTGACAGctcaatggaaaattattcaattGTGAACAGGGCCAAGCAGCAGCTCgaaaggaggaggggagatgTTGCCATAGTAACATCAATCTAAGTTCTCAGCGGTCGAAGCCAGCCTGGGAGTGAGCAGCATTAGCCTGCCGCATCTGACACGGGATGGGATGCAGGACACAGCAGAGCAGCGTTTGAAAGAGATGCTCTGCCTCGCCCTGGGCCTGTGGCCACTACTCCAGGCTGAGCGCTGGCCTCCCCTGGGGTAGAGAAGTTGTTTGCAGAATGCTCTTTGCTTTGAGAAAACTGGGGAAGGAGCAGTCAAGCACAGGAGGAAAATACACCCCATGTTGTGTTTCCCTCTACCTTTGACCATCGGTATTTTACCAACTGCCAATTAAGGGGCTGCTGGGACAGGTGTGGATGCAGGCAGCACGATTTCCATCTCCCCAGAGTTAAGGCCCTCACTGCTCGGAGAAACCAGACTCCGAGGGGACAGAGGACCCGTAGGCAAGAGTCAGGTGAGCTTTCCATTATGGTTTTCAGTTGcaacttttatttcaaaagagGCACACAACACATTCATATTCTGAACATTTGAAATGCAACCTTGCTCAAGCAAAAACGTATTCCTTCCTTGTTCATCTCCCACTAGACCCTTGGCTTGGTAAATAAACACTGTACCACCGAGGACAGTTATCAGAAGGGAATGGGCAGCCAGTTCCGAACAGTCTCCACACCACAGCGGGGTTTTCTTGCTAGAGGGATCTTGTGTTAATGGGGTGgagaacaagatttttttttttaactttcagaacCATACTCTCTACCCAGTGGGGTGTACTCACTGAGAGCTGCACTTCGGATGTCAGCTACAGGCATTCTTATGGAGACTGTCAAAACTTTACTCTGCTGTCATCATCAGCCCACCTCGCTTCAGCTCAGAGCAGCACAGCCAGCCCTGCCTGTTCATTGGCTGCCGGGCCAGGGGACTGCTCAGAGCTGGGCCACCAGGGAAGGGGGCTGGAACAGCTACAGTAGGGCAGTGCTTTCTTCTTCACCAGGATACAGCTGGCTTTAGGTCACCTCCTTTTTGACACCATCCAGGTCTTTGCCTCGGCCAAGTTGGAAGTCAAAAGCAAGCACCCACCTAAGTGATCCTACTGCTAAGAATTCATTGTAATAATCCCCATGCCTTTATAGTGTCCCCGTCTTTCAGGCTCAAGGAGAAGACAGGAGCGGGAGTGGCAGCAGGAAGGGTCCACGGACGCCCTGGCCCCTCACCGGCGGCCGAAGCGGAAGCTGAAGCCACCCTTCTTCCTGCTGTAACTGCTGAGCTCCTCAGCCAGGGTCCCCAGCGGGCCGTGGGCCTTCTCACCATCCGCCGGGAGGAAGCCAGTCGCCTCGCTGCCGTCGTCCTGCCTCCCGAACCGGAACCTGAAGCCAGCACGCTGCCGGCCCGACATCTGCAGTTCCTTGGCCGTGACAAGCAGCCCATGTGGGTGTGGTGCTCTCAGCCACCGGGAGGAGCCCCGCGGGAGGGGGGCGCGGTGCCCCCCGGGCAGGTTGGCCCAGCTCATCTCGCCTCCGACACCACTCATGGCTGCCACGGGCTCTTCTCTGTCCAGTAGAGGAAAGCAGGCACCCAGTGGCAGGAGGACAAGGCACGACAGGGACCGAGGGCTTATCATCTGgctcagaggaaagagaagaagaagttACAGGCTGTACACATGGGCCTTGCACGACAAGTTGTCAACAGTGcttcccagggcctgggcagCCCTGAAAGGCTGGTGGCTCAGCTGAGCCCAACTTGCAAACAGCTTGAGGAAGTGTCACTATGCGGGTGGATCAGGCCTTTATTTTCTTAGCAGGCTCAGGAGCTGATTGAGCCAATTAGGCTGATTCTCCTCTCCGGCAGTCCCCTGGATCTGACGGCCTTGGCAGCTTAGCATTCAGATACCCCCGCTGCTGGGACGGCTCA
This genomic window contains:
- the QRFP gene encoding orexigenic neuropeptide QRFP encodes the protein MISPRSLSCLVLLPLGACFPLLDREEPVAAMSGVGGEMSWANLPGGHRAPLPRGSSRWLRAPHPHGLLVTAKELQMSGRQRAGFRFRFGRQDDGSEATGFLPADGEKAHGPLGTLAEELSSYSRKKGGFSFRFGRR
- the ABL1 gene encoding tyrosine-protein kinase ABL1 isoform X2, with the translated sequence MLEICLKLVGCKSKKGLSSSSSCYLEEALQRPVASDFEPQGLSEAARWNSKENLLAGPSENDPNLFVALYDFVASGDNTLSITKGEKLRVLGYNHNGEWCEAQTKNGQGWVPSNYITPVNSLEKHSWYHGPVSRNAAEYLLSSGINGSFLVRESESSPGQRSISLRYEGRVYHYRINTASDGKLYVSSESRFNTLAELVHHHSTVADGLITTLHYPAPKRNKPTVYGVSPNYDKWEMERTDITMKHKLGGGQYGEVYEGVWKKYSLTVAVKTLKEDTMEVEEFLKEAAVMKEIKHPNLVQLLGVCTREPPFYIITEFMTYGNLLDYLRECNRQEVNAVVLLYMATQISSAMEYLEKKNFIHRDLAARNCLVGENHLVKVADFGLSRLMTGDTYTAHAGAKFPIKWTAPESLAYNKFSIKSDVWAFGVLLWEIATYGMSPYPGIDLSQVYELLEKDYRMERPEGCPEKVYELMRACWQWNPSDRPSFAEIHQAFETMFQESSISDEVEKELGKKGVRGVASTLLQAPELPTKTRTSRRAAEHKDPTDVPETPHTKGPGETDPLDHEPPVSPLLPRKERGPQDSSLNEDERLLPKDKKTNLFSALIKKKKKTAPTPPKRSSSFREMDGQPERKAAVEEEGRETSNGVPALTTLDAAEPAKSPKPSSGAGVPNGAFRESGGPGFRSPHLWKKSSTLTSSRLTANEEESGGSSSKRFLRSCSASCVPHGAKDTEWRSVTLPRDLQSTGRQFDSSTFGGHKSEKPALPRKRASENRSDQVTRGTVTPPPRLVKKTEDAADEVFRDMGESSPGSSPPSLTPKLLRKQVSGAPSSSLPHKDEAGKSSALGTPTTAELGTPASRGGPGMSGGAGKAPAEEPRARRHKPSSESPGRDKGKLSKLKPVPPPPLPASIGKAGKPSQSLSQEAAGEASTGGKAKAAAVVVDAVNSDTVKPGLLGEGVKKPVLPSMPKPQSSGKPAGTPASPASAPSTLSSASSALAVDQPASTAFIPLISTRVSLRKTRQPPERIASGTITKGVVLDGTEALCLAISKNSEQMASHSAVLEAGKNLYTFCVSYVDSIQQMRNKFAFREAINKLENNLRELQICPATAGSGPAATQDFSKLLSSVKEISDIVQR